A stretch of Amycolatopsis balhimycina FH 1894 DNA encodes these proteins:
- a CDS encoding FadR/GntR family transcriptional regulator, whose product MRIPKMAELVALELRRRIVRGELTEGDALPAEAELMAEFAVSRPTLREAFRVLESESLISIRRGARGGARVHVPDGSVAARYAGFILEHRSATLQDVYAARTVIEAPCAGLLAGRRTAADLDRLHTALAEAESLIDDPPAFIRAHMRFHALVVELSGNQTLALLNGMVRHIIDRANWSHVDLDAGTEENVRANLSGFRAHVRLVELVTAGEAAEATLVWRSHLEQAHEYLLGNRSMTTVLDLLR is encoded by the coding sequence GTGCGGATACCCAAGATGGCCGAACTGGTCGCGCTCGAGCTGCGCCGCCGGATCGTCCGCGGCGAGCTGACCGAAGGCGACGCGCTGCCGGCCGAGGCCGAGCTGATGGCGGAGTTCGCGGTGTCGCGGCCGACACTGCGGGAGGCGTTCCGGGTGCTGGAATCGGAGTCGCTGATCAGCATCCGCCGCGGGGCTCGGGGCGGGGCGCGCGTGCACGTCCCGGACGGTTCCGTCGCCGCGCGCTACGCCGGGTTCATCCTCGAACACCGGTCGGCGACGCTGCAGGACGTCTATGCCGCCCGGACCGTGATCGAAGCGCCGTGCGCCGGGCTCCTCGCGGGGCGGCGCACCGCCGCCGATCTCGACCGGCTGCACACCGCGCTCGCCGAGGCGGAGTCGCTGATCGACGACCCGCCCGCGTTCATCCGCGCGCACATGCGGTTCCACGCCCTGGTCGTGGAGCTCTCGGGCAACCAGACGCTGGCCCTGCTCAACGGCATGGTGCGGCACATCATCGACCGGGCGAACTGGTCGCACGTCGACCTCGACGCGGGCACCGAAGAGAACGTCCGGGCCAACCTCAGCGGCTTCCGCGCACACGTCCGGCTGGTCGAGCTGGTCACCGCCGGCGAGGCGGCCGAGGCCACCCTGGTGTGGCGGTCGCACCTGGAGCAGGCCCACGAGTACCTGCTCGGGAACCGGTCGATGACCACGGTCCTCGACCTGCTGCGCTGA
- a CDS encoding acyl-CoA dehydrogenase family protein: MTETASVGVLSDEQLQLRQVLRTFLDRHSAEPDVRRLMATDEGYDTRVWRQLGGELGLPGLAIPEEYGGSGFGYAELGLVFEETGRALLCAPYFGTVALAAEVLLRAGDESAAKDLLPGIAAGETIAALALTEPGGRRDEGGITVRAERVAGHWQLSGVKTHVLDGHTADLLLVVARTDAGTGLFAVDGSAPGLRRTAERTIDQTRKQARLDFSGAPARLIGDAGSAWPAIERTLSTAAVLLAAEQLGGASRALELAVDYAKIREQYGRAIGSFQAVKHRLADMLTDVECARSAVQDGLRALVADAEDLPIAASVAKAYCSEAFTRVAAGAIQVHGGIGFTWEHSVQLYFKRAKASELLLGTPAEHRARLGRWLGL, encoded by the coding sequence ATGACGGAAACGGCTTCGGTCGGCGTCCTGAGCGACGAACAGCTCCAGCTGCGCCAGGTGCTGCGGACCTTTCTGGACAGACACAGCGCCGAGCCCGACGTGCGCCGCCTGATGGCGACCGACGAGGGTTACGACACGCGGGTGTGGCGACAGCTCGGCGGCGAACTCGGGTTGCCAGGGCTCGCGATCCCCGAAGAATACGGCGGATCGGGCTTCGGCTACGCCGAACTCGGGCTCGTGTTCGAGGAGACGGGCCGCGCGCTGCTGTGTGCGCCGTACTTCGGCACCGTCGCGCTCGCCGCCGAAGTGCTCCTGCGCGCCGGGGACGAGTCGGCGGCCAAGGACCTGCTGCCGGGGATCGCGGCGGGCGAGACCATCGCGGCACTCGCCCTCACCGAGCCGGGTGGGCGCCGTGACGAAGGCGGGATCACCGTCCGGGCCGAGCGGGTCGCGGGCCACTGGCAGCTGAGCGGGGTCAAGACCCATGTCCTCGACGGCCACACCGCGGATCTCCTGCTCGTCGTGGCCCGGACGGACGCGGGGACGGGTCTGTTCGCCGTCGACGGTTCGGCCCCCGGTCTGCGGCGGACCGCGGAGCGCACCATCGACCAGACACGTAAGCAGGCCCGCCTGGACTTTTCCGGGGCCCCGGCCCGGCTGATCGGCGACGCCGGGAGTGCCTGGCCCGCGATCGAGCGCACGCTGTCGACCGCTGCCGTCCTGCTCGCCGCCGAACAGCTGGGCGGCGCTTCCCGCGCGCTGGAGCTGGCGGTGGACTACGCGAAGATCCGCGAACAGTACGGCCGGGCGATCGGCTCGTTCCAGGCCGTCAAGCACCGCCTGGCCGACATGCTGACCGACGTCGAGTGTGCCCGGTCCGCGGTGCAGGACGGTCTGCGCGCCCTGGTGGCCGACGCCGAAGACCTGCCCATCGCCGCGTCCGTGGCGAAGGCGTACTGCTCGGAAGCGTTCACCCGGGTGGCCGCCGGGGCCATCCAGGTGCACGGCGGCATCGGCTTCACCTGGGAGCACTCCGTGCAGCTGTACTTCAAGCGCGCCAAGGCGTCCGAGCTGCTGCTGGGCACGCCGGCCGAGCACCGCGCGCGGCTCGGCCGGTGGCTGGGCCTGTGA
- a CDS encoding GlxA family transcriptional regulator yields MRQQVFIVAFEGVLLGSLGLVSDAMALSDRYRGRVYGGHAFYPSSTEVTGLQVRVLTPTGDGVCAAGGVRLLADGRVGGDTIAKAVVLPAFGGDVHLSQWAVVLPWLRRQHAGGALIAAAGASVLALAEAGLLDGVEAVADERVARRIETRHPAVLLLPGLPVLATGNIVTAATMDGEQEMVRELVRRIGSPNQLDWVDEELGRRAAHDPVPDATVGRFLQLAREHYAEPRSVAAIAAELGTTERTLRRRCRAALGESPSDVLRRLRLDAARIMLSRSSIPVDRVGALVGYADAGAFRGQFRRRFGHAPSAVRRGEG; encoded by the coding sequence ATGCGGCAGCAGGTCTTCATCGTCGCCTTCGAGGGAGTCCTCCTCGGCAGCCTCGGGCTGGTTTCGGACGCCATGGCGCTCTCGGACCGTTACCGCGGCCGGGTCTACGGCGGACACGCGTTCTACCCGTCGAGCACCGAGGTGACCGGCCTGCAGGTGCGGGTGCTGACCCCGACCGGCGACGGAGTGTGCGCGGCGGGCGGTGTCCGGCTGCTCGCCGACGGCCGCGTCGGCGGGGACACCATCGCGAAAGCCGTGGTGCTGCCTGCCTTCGGCGGCGACGTGCACCTGTCGCAGTGGGCGGTGGTCCTGCCCTGGCTCAGGCGGCAGCACGCGGGCGGGGCGCTCATCGCGGCCGCGGGCGCGTCCGTGCTGGCGCTGGCTGAGGCGGGGCTGCTGGACGGAGTCGAAGCGGTCGCCGACGAGCGCGTGGCACGACGTATCGAAACACGCCATCCGGCCGTCTTGCTGCTGCCCGGGCTGCCGGTGCTGGCGACCGGGAACATCGTCACGGCCGCGACCATGGACGGCGAACAGGAGATGGTGCGCGAGCTGGTGCGCCGGATCGGCTCGCCGAACCAGCTGGACTGGGTGGACGAAGAACTCGGACGCCGGGCGGCGCACGACCCGGTGCCGGACGCGACGGTGGGGCGGTTCCTCCAGCTGGCCCGCGAGCACTACGCCGAACCGCGGTCCGTCGCGGCGATCGCGGCGGAACTCGGCACCACCGAACGGACGTTGCGCCGCCGGTGCCGCGCGGCGCTGGGCGAAAGCCCGAGCGACGTCCTGCGCCGGCTGCGCCTGGACGCGGCCCGGATCATGCTCAGCCGTTCTTCGATCCCGGTGGACCGGGTGGGCGCGCTGGTCGGTTACGCCGACGCCGGGGCGTTCCGTGGCCAGTTCCGCAGGCGGTTCGGCCACGCGCCTTCAGCCGTCCGCCGCGGTGAAGGCTGA
- a CDS encoding acyl-CoA dehydrogenase family protein codes for MDLDFGPSVADFRAEVRDWLAGHLVGEFAAHRGIGGPADSEAWDVRVAWDRELAAGGWLGLSWPVEYGGRGLTLLEEVVFNYEYARSGAPYRATTSGLDLFGPMLLAMGTPAQKQRFLPPILRVEELWGQGFSEPGAGSDLASLRCRAELDGDHWVLNGQKVWTTMAHTADWLYVLVRTDPDSERHRGLSMLLVPRHQPGVDVRVIRNLAGQDEFAEVYFDDARTAADLVVGEVGQGWRTAMGTLGIERGVTLLPQQLSFEREVENLVQAARDAGDAVPASTRDRIVEAWMSVRLMRTTNLRTLGEVLAGRAPGPQAGIAKLFASTSHQRMGHLAAEVAGPAGQLVGEHYDLDVRQRTFLLSLAETIYGGSSEIQRNIIGEQLLGLPKEPRP; via the coding sequence GTGGACCTGGACTTCGGGCCGAGTGTCGCGGACTTCCGGGCGGAGGTCCGCGACTGGCTGGCCGGGCACCTGGTCGGCGAGTTCGCCGCGCACCGCGGGATCGGCGGACCGGCCGACTCGGAGGCGTGGGACGTCCGGGTGGCGTGGGACCGCGAGCTGGCCGCGGGCGGCTGGCTCGGGCTGAGCTGGCCGGTCGAGTACGGCGGCCGCGGCCTCACCCTGCTGGAGGAGGTCGTCTTCAACTACGAATACGCCCGCTCCGGCGCGCCTTATCGGGCCACGACCAGCGGCCTCGACCTGTTCGGGCCGATGCTGCTGGCCATGGGCACGCCGGCGCAGAAGCAGCGGTTCCTGCCGCCCATCCTGCGCGTCGAGGAGCTGTGGGGGCAGGGCTTCAGTGAGCCGGGAGCGGGCTCCGACCTCGCGTCGCTGCGCTGCCGGGCGGAGCTGGACGGCGACCACTGGGTGCTCAACGGCCAGAAGGTGTGGACGACGATGGCTCACACCGCGGACTGGCTGTACGTGCTGGTGCGCACCGACCCGGACAGCGAGCGGCACCGGGGGCTGAGCATGCTGCTGGTGCCGCGCCACCAGCCGGGCGTGGACGTGCGGGTGATCCGGAACCTGGCGGGGCAGGACGAGTTCGCCGAGGTCTATTTCGACGACGCGCGCACCGCCGCCGACCTGGTCGTCGGCGAGGTCGGCCAGGGCTGGCGGACCGCGATGGGCACGCTGGGCATCGAGCGCGGCGTCACCCTCCTGCCGCAGCAGCTGTCGTTCGAGCGCGAAGTCGAGAACCTGGTGCAGGCCGCCCGGGACGCGGGTGACGCCGTGCCGGCGTCGACGCGGGACCGGATCGTCGAAGCCTGGATGTCGGTCCGCCTCATGCGCACCACCAACCTCCGCACGCTGGGTGAGGTCCTGGCCGGGCGCGCGCCCGGACCGCAGGCTGGGATCGCCAAGCTCTTCGCCTCGACGTCGCACCAGCGGATGGGACACCTCGCCGCCGAGGTCGCCGGCCCGGCCGGGCAGCTCGTCGGCGAGCACTACGACCTCGACGTCCGCCAGCGCACGTTCCTGCTGTCCCTGGCCGAGACGATCTACGGCGGTTCCAGCGAGATCCAGCGGAACATCATCGGCGAACAGCTGCTGGGCCTGCCGAAGGAACCGCGGCCATGA
- a CDS encoding thiolase family protein, with the protein MKTVRQPVVVGVHATEQALSLPHRDAMDLALEAVTGAIADAGLRPSDVDGAQVDWPGPGGVPGEGSSWARLLGNLRWTSDAMLDNAGSRGLLKAAAAVSAGLADTVVVGGCRLVSRGTGPVGAGVPVEFADVWGSYVVAQFALVAARHMHQFGTTPRQLAEVAATIRNNGSTNPEAMMYGRGPYTADDVLASRMVATPFHLLDCCIVGEGGGAFVVTTAERARDLPRSPVAILGGGMEFHQAAYANPALYREVGMIGRDAAARAFGTAGVGPAEVDVFSLYDPNSFEVIRQLEALGVCEEGEGGPLVETGAIAVDGKYPVNPDGGCLSYAWNGTQQMTLKVVEAVRQLRGTAVHQVTGAEVAVVGNAGSGAQHYEMSVLGRI; encoded by the coding sequence GTGAAGACGGTCCGGCAGCCGGTCGTCGTCGGCGTCCACGCCACCGAGCAGGCGCTGTCGCTGCCGCACCGGGACGCGATGGACCTGGCGCTCGAAGCCGTCACCGGCGCGATCGCCGACGCCGGCCTTCGCCCGTCCGATGTAGACGGTGCACAGGTCGACTGGCCCGGGCCGGGTGGCGTGCCGGGGGAGGGCAGCTCGTGGGCGCGGCTGCTCGGCAACCTGCGCTGGACCAGCGACGCCATGCTGGACAACGCGGGCTCTCGCGGGCTGCTCAAGGCCGCCGCCGCGGTGTCGGCGGGGCTGGCCGACACGGTCGTCGTCGGCGGCTGCCGGCTGGTCTCCCGGGGCACCGGACCGGTCGGTGCGGGCGTCCCCGTCGAGTTCGCCGACGTCTGGGGCAGTTACGTCGTGGCCCAGTTCGCGCTGGTGGCGGCCCGGCACATGCACCAGTTCGGGACGACGCCACGGCAGCTCGCCGAGGTCGCGGCCACGATCCGGAACAACGGTTCGACGAACCCGGAGGCGATGATGTACGGGCGGGGTCCGTACACCGCCGACGATGTCCTGGCCTCGCGGATGGTCGCGACGCCGTTCCATCTCCTGGACTGCTGCATCGTCGGCGAGGGTGGCGGCGCGTTCGTGGTGACCACCGCCGAGCGCGCGCGCGACCTGCCGCGGTCGCCCGTCGCGATCCTGGGCGGCGGGATGGAGTTCCACCAGGCCGCGTACGCGAATCCCGCGCTGTACCGCGAAGTCGGCATGATCGGCCGGGACGCCGCGGCCCGCGCGTTCGGCACCGCCGGGGTCGGGCCTGCCGAGGTGGACGTCTTTTCCCTGTACGACCCGAACTCCTTCGAGGTCATCCGGCAGCTGGAAGCGCTGGGCGTGTGCGAGGAGGGGGAGGGTGGCCCGCTGGTGGAAACGGGCGCGATCGCCGTGGACGGCAAGTATCCGGTGAACCCGGACGGCGGCTGCCTGTCGTATGCCTGGAACGGGACGCAGCAGATGACGCTCAAGGTCGTGGAGGCCGTGCGGCAGCTGCGCGGAACCGCCGTGCACCAGGTCACCGGCGCCGAGGTCGCCGTCGTCGGCAACGCCGGCTCCGGTGCCCAGCACTACGAGATGTCCGTTCTGGGGAGGATCTGA
- a CDS encoding DinB family protein: MASKLARPPLQADERTALIGWLDLQRQILRWKCEGLTDDDAHRSVIPTSPAMTMAGLLSHMRWTEHTWLDVLFLGGDEKQNPSFDESAEDADWHTEGRPLAELIAEYAAQCARSNAIVESASLDDVGRHGGFTAGGANLRWMLIHLIEETGRHAGHADIVRELLDGTKGYF; this comes from the coding sequence ATGGCATCGAAACTGGCACGGCCCCCGCTCCAAGCGGACGAACGCACCGCGCTCATCGGCTGGCTGGACCTGCAGCGGCAGATCCTTCGCTGGAAATGCGAGGGGCTGACCGACGACGACGCGCACCGCTCGGTCATCCCGACCTCGCCGGCCATGACGATGGCCGGTCTCCTCTCGCACATGCGCTGGACCGAACACACTTGGCTGGACGTGTTGTTCCTCGGCGGCGACGAGAAGCAGAACCCGTCGTTCGACGAGTCGGCCGAGGATGCCGACTGGCACACCGAAGGCCGCCCGCTCGCCGAACTCATCGCGGAGTACGCGGCCCAGTGTGCCCGCAGCAACGCGATCGTCGAGTCGGCCTCCCTGGACGACGTCGGCCGCCACGGCGGCTTCACCGCCGGTGGCGCCAACCTCCGCTGGATGCTGATCCACCTCATCGAGGAGACCGGGCGGCACGCCGGGCACGCGGACATCGTCCGGGAACTGCTCGACGGCACAAAGGGCTATTTCTGA
- a CDS encoding AMP-binding protein, translating to MHPARRLSIADVVREHRRSFADAVAFVDGDVRLTWTEFDERTNRLASALAADGVGAGDRVLWLGQNSVRIWELLGAAAKLGAMVCPGYWRWAAPEMAFAVRDFDPKVVVWQHEEIGETVAKARAELGEPAGVRWLRHDSPAGEDGYESFLAEGALEDPALDVDPDAALLVIYTAAMSGTQCGSMLSHRNLLAMGATGAWLGDIDHTTAFLSAGPMFHIGNYQFWGVPAFLQGGKNVIVRRVVAEEVLPLLAGEKCTHGYLMPPTIVELVKLNATAGHDLSAFRASVAPQLWQGTVTVDTSRFTANGGGEGRGYGQTEVTGFATTGGFGGSGLGNAGRPGPFVAVRIVAEDGTECAPGVAGEICVRGDLVHLGYWNRPEVNEHRFRDGWWHTTDLGRREPDGTISFLGTTTRMLKSAAENIFPAEVENCIEGHPAVKEAAVIGVPNERWAQDVKAVVVLHGPDQASAADIIEHCRERIASYKKPKTVEFVDALPRTAAFAKDYAALDARFGGGGYPGGETLGAGR from the coding sequence GTGCACCCTGCCCGCCGCCTCAGCATCGCCGACGTCGTCCGCGAGCACCGCAGATCGTTCGCGGACGCGGTCGCGTTCGTGGACGGCGACGTCCGTCTCACCTGGACCGAGTTCGACGAGCGCACCAACCGGCTGGCCAGCGCCTTGGCCGCGGACGGGGTCGGCGCCGGCGACCGGGTGCTGTGGCTGGGGCAGAACTCCGTGCGGATCTGGGAGCTGCTCGGCGCGGCGGCCAAGCTCGGCGCGATGGTCTGCCCCGGCTACTGGCGGTGGGCGGCGCCGGAGATGGCCTTCGCGGTGCGGGACTTCGATCCGAAGGTCGTCGTCTGGCAGCACGAGGAGATCGGCGAAACGGTGGCCAAGGCGCGGGCGGAGCTGGGCGAACCGGCCGGCGTGCGCTGGCTGCGGCATGACAGCCCGGCCGGTGAGGACGGGTACGAATCCTTCCTCGCCGAAGGCGCGCTGGAGGATCCCGCGCTCGACGTCGACCCCGACGCGGCGTTGCTGGTCATCTACACGGCGGCGATGTCCGGCACGCAGTGCGGGTCGATGCTGTCGCACCGCAACCTCCTGGCGATGGGCGCCACCGGCGCGTGGCTGGGCGACATCGACCACACCACGGCGTTCCTGAGCGCCGGCCCGATGTTCCACATCGGCAACTACCAGTTCTGGGGCGTGCCGGCGTTCCTCCAGGGCGGCAAGAACGTGATCGTCCGGCGGGTGGTCGCCGAGGAGGTGCTGCCGCTGCTGGCCGGGGAAAAGTGCACGCACGGGTACCTGATGCCGCCGACGATCGTGGAGCTGGTGAAGCTCAACGCCACGGCCGGGCACGACCTGTCCGCCTTCCGGGCCAGCGTGGCGCCCCAGCTGTGGCAGGGCACCGTGACGGTCGACACGAGCCGGTTCACCGCCAACGGCGGCGGCGAGGGCCGCGGTTACGGCCAGACCGAGGTCACCGGGTTCGCGACCACCGGCGGATTCGGCGGATCCGGCCTGGGCAACGCCGGCCGCCCAGGCCCGTTCGTCGCCGTGCGGATCGTCGCCGAGGACGGCACCGAATGCGCGCCCGGCGTGGCCGGGGAGATCTGCGTGCGCGGGGACCTGGTGCACCTGGGCTACTGGAACCGGCCCGAGGTCAACGAGCACCGCTTCCGCGACGGCTGGTGGCACACGACCGACCTCGGCCGCCGGGAACCGGACGGCACGATCAGCTTCCTCGGCACCACCACCCGCATGCTCAAGTCGGCCGCCGAGAACATCTTCCCGGCCGAGGTCGAGAACTGCATCGAGGGGCATCCGGCGGTCAAGGAGGCGGCCGTGATCGGAGTGCCGAACGAGCGCTGGGCGCAGGACGTCAAGGCCGTCGTCGTGCTGCACGGCCCCGATCAGGCATCTGCCGCGGACATCATCGAGCACTGCCGGGAGCGCATCGCGTCGTACAAGAAGCCCAAGACCGTCGAGTTCGTGGACGCGCTGCCGCGGACCGCCGCGTTCGCCAAGGACTACGCCGCGCTCGACGCCCGGTTCGGTGGTGGCGGCTACCCCGGCGGCGAGACGCTCGGAGCCGGCCGGTGA
- a CDS encoding acyl-CoA reductase: MTTLETDTPNRVWHVQRGVPVSGDERSFGSGANRFVTPALDLDALVWPRNEPGPAFGTPVAEIMDLLGELGSWLDRDPDGLVADALAAARRTNPLPAGVLSQAYASLGKTFSRRAMEFMVEQELGGADVLDGWRTITGPPSGRTVRVRAFPARVVHVLAGNAPGVGAVSLLRAALTKGVNLFKLPSNDLYSTSLLLAGLHAVAPGHPTTRSCSAAYWRGGDTEVESVLFRPQFFDKLAAWGGEASLRSARAYVGPGFELVSFDPKTSVSLIGREAFGSAAAVTEAAEAAAQDIMLMDQQACAASRFQYVEGSAEDADRFAAALLPRLGVARRLGSAVGNPVPAEIRAEVEALRDLAPYARVFGGYEGHGLVVRTEEPVDFHPECKVANVVPVDRLEDALGRINVATQSVGVYPASRKESLRDALAAAGAQRIVTLGHVPVVEAGLPHDGFYPLQRLVRWVSDEG; this comes from the coding sequence ATGACCACCCTCGAGACGGACACCCCGAACCGGGTGTGGCACGTGCAGCGCGGCGTGCCGGTCAGCGGTGACGAGCGCTCCTTCGGCAGCGGCGCGAACCGCTTCGTCACGCCCGCGCTGGACCTCGACGCGCTGGTCTGGCCGCGGAACGAACCGGGACCGGCCTTCGGCACGCCGGTCGCCGAGATCATGGACCTGCTGGGGGAACTCGGTTCCTGGCTGGACCGGGACCCGGACGGCCTGGTGGCCGACGCGCTCGCGGCGGCCCGGCGGACGAATCCGCTGCCGGCCGGGGTGCTCAGCCAGGCGTACGCCTCGTTGGGCAAGACGTTCAGCCGGCGCGCGATGGAGTTCATGGTCGAGCAGGAGCTTGGGGGCGCTGACGTCCTCGACGGCTGGCGGACGATCACCGGCCCGCCGTCCGGCCGCACCGTCCGGGTCCGCGCGTTCCCGGCCCGCGTGGTCCACGTGCTCGCGGGCAACGCCCCCGGTGTCGGCGCGGTTTCGCTGCTGCGGGCCGCCCTCACCAAGGGGGTCAACCTGTTCAAGCTGCCGTCGAACGACCTCTACTCGACCAGTCTGCTGCTCGCCGGCCTGCACGCGGTGGCGCCCGGCCACCCGACCACCCGCTCGTGCTCCGCCGCCTACTGGCGTGGCGGGGACACCGAGGTCGAGTCGGTGCTGTTCCGGCCGCAGTTCTTCGACAAGCTCGCCGCCTGGGGCGGCGAGGCGTCGTTGCGCAGTGCCCGCGCCTACGTGGGCCCCGGCTTCGAGCTGGTGTCGTTCGATCCCAAGACGTCGGTTTCCCTGATCGGACGGGAAGCGTTCGGTTCCGCCGCCGCGGTGACGGAAGCCGCGGAGGCCGCCGCGCAGGACATCATGCTGATGGACCAGCAGGCGTGCGCGGCCAGCCGGTTCCAGTACGTCGAGGGCAGTGCCGAGGACGCCGACCGGTTCGCTGCCGCGCTGCTCCCGCGGCTTGGCGTCGCCCGCAGGCTCGGGTCGGCGGTGGGGAACCCGGTGCCCGCCGAGATCCGCGCCGAAGTGGAAGCACTGCGGGACCTGGCGCCGTACGCCCGGGTGTTCGGTGGCTACGAGGGCCACGGGCTGGTGGTGCGCACCGAGGAGCCGGTCGACTTCCATCCCGAGTGCAAGGTGGCGAACGTCGTGCCGGTGGACCGGCTCGAGGACGCGCTGGGCCGGATCAACGTCGCCACGCAGAGCGTCGGCGTCTATCCCGCGTCCCGCAAGGAGTCGCTGCGGGACGCGCTCGCCGCGGCGGGCGCCCAGCGCATCGTGACGCTCGGGCACGTTCCGGTCGTCGAGGCCGGGCTGCCGCACGACGGCTTCTACCCGCTGCAGCGGCTGGTCCGCTGGGTCAGCGACGAGGGATAG
- a CDS encoding MaoC family dehydratase yields the protein MQVLAGLEGIFAAKGSVLGSSEWVTIDQDRIDAFAGATGDHQWIHVDAERAAAGPFGTTIAHGYLTLSLLPMFMVAVYRVEGARMAVNYGLDKVRFVTPVPVGSRLRGTTELVDAQPLDATSAQLFFRVTVEIEGVERPACVAETVSRQYF from the coding sequence ATGCAGGTCTTAGCCGGTCTCGAGGGGATCTTCGCCGCCAAAGGCAGCGTCCTGGGCAGCAGCGAGTGGGTCACGATCGACCAGGACCGGATCGACGCGTTCGCCGGGGCGACCGGCGACCACCAGTGGATCCACGTCGACGCCGAGCGTGCCGCGGCGGGGCCGTTCGGCACGACGATCGCGCACGGCTACCTGACCCTGTCGCTGCTGCCGATGTTCATGGTCGCCGTCTACCGGGTCGAAGGCGCCCGGATGGCGGTCAACTACGGCCTGGACAAGGTCCGCTTCGTCACGCCGGTGCCGGTCGGCTCGCGGCTGCGCGGCACCACCGAACTGGTCGACGCGCAGCCGCTGGACGCCACGTCGGCCCAGCTGTTCTTTCGCGTGACCGTGGAGATCGAGGGCGTCGAGCGGCCCGCCTGCGTGGCCGAGACCGTCAGCCGCCAGTATTTCTAG
- a CDS encoding acyl-CoA dehydrogenase family protein has product MDFELTDEQRMLRETARQFVAKVCPAEQAKKWDEESAVPPELFSGMADLGWFSLPFPAEEGGDGGGPVELIVLAEELGRASFDVAMCYIGVLIPGITVFRWGTEPQRDFIRDQVMTGRHRLAVGLSEPDSGSDAAALRTTAEDRGDHFVVRGQKAWCTGAGLPDTTIATYVRTGPREPKHSGISLLLIDPESPGVEVRRTPTLARHILGTNEVFFGDVVVPKENLVGPAGEGWKVMLSNIELEKVIITGGYLGAAQATLDEMLEFARTRQAFGRPVGTFQAIAHAIADLQTEIDSARLLAYRAAWLLAQGKPCTREGSMAKLKGSETYVAAARLGMQVCAGHGFSTESVMSFRYRESIVATISGGTSQIQRNGIARSMGLRTY; this is encoded by the coding sequence GTGGACTTCGAGCTGACCGACGAGCAACGGATGTTGCGCGAGACCGCGCGTCAGTTCGTCGCGAAGGTCTGTCCGGCGGAACAGGCCAAGAAGTGGGACGAGGAGTCCGCCGTGCCCCCGGAGCTGTTCTCCGGCATGGCCGACCTGGGCTGGTTCTCCCTGCCCTTCCCCGCCGAAGAGGGCGGGGACGGCGGCGGCCCGGTGGAGCTGATCGTGCTCGCGGAGGAACTCGGCCGCGCCAGCTTCGACGTGGCCATGTGCTACATCGGCGTGCTCATCCCGGGGATCACCGTGTTCCGCTGGGGAACCGAACCGCAACGGGACTTCATCCGCGACCAGGTGATGACCGGCCGGCACCGGCTTGCGGTCGGCCTGAGCGAGCCCGACAGCGGGTCGGACGCGGCTGCGCTACGCACCACGGCCGAGGACCGCGGGGACCACTTCGTGGTCCGTGGCCAGAAGGCCTGGTGCACGGGCGCCGGGCTGCCGGACACCACGATCGCGACGTACGTGCGCACCGGGCCGCGGGAACCCAAGCACAGCGGGATCAGCCTGCTGCTGATCGACCCGGAGAGCCCGGGGGTGGAGGTCCGCCGGACCCCCACCCTCGCCCGGCACATCCTGGGGACCAACGAGGTCTTCTTCGGTGACGTCGTGGTGCCCAAGGAGAACCTGGTCGGACCGGCCGGAGAAGGCTGGAAGGTGATGCTGTCCAACATCGAGCTGGAGAAGGTCATCATCACCGGCGGCTACCTCGGCGCGGCGCAGGCGACGCTGGACGAGATGCTCGAGTTCGCGCGCACCCGGCAGGCGTTCGGCCGCCCGGTCGGTACCTTCCAGGCGATCGCGCACGCCATCGCCGACCTGCAGACCGAGATCGACTCGGCCCGGCTGCTCGCGTACCGGGCAGCCTGGCTCCTGGCCCAGGGCAAGCCGTGCACCCGCGAGGGCTCGATGGCGAAGCTGAAGGGCTCGGAGACGTATGTCGCCGCCGCCCGGCTGGGCATGCAGGTCTGCGCCGGGCACGGCTTCTCCACCGAGAGCGTGATGAGCTTCCGCTACCGGGAGTCGATCGTGGCCACGATCTCCGGTGGCACCAGCCAGATCCAGCGCAATGGCATCGCACGGAGCATGGGCCTGCGCACCTACTGA
- a CDS encoding Zn-ribbon domain-containing OB-fold protein, giving the protein MSRPVPQPTTLSRPFWDAAADGRLVLPKCGDCGLTFFAPEPACPGCLSRNWTYVPSTGTGTVYAVTVVHRAPGPGFDVPFALAIVDLDDGVPLLSHVVGCPVDDVVIGLRVRVDFRPLTAEITLPYFVPA; this is encoded by the coding sequence ATGAGCCGTCCGGTGCCCCAGCCGACGACACTGAGCCGCCCCTTCTGGGACGCGGCCGCCGACGGCAGGCTCGTCCTCCCGAAGTGCGGGGACTGCGGGCTCACGTTCTTCGCGCCCGAGCCCGCGTGCCCGGGCTGCCTCTCCCGGAACTGGACTTACGTGCCGAGCACGGGAACCGGCACGGTGTACGCCGTGACGGTCGTCCACCGCGCGCCCGGACCCGGCTTCGACGTGCCGTTCGCGCTGGCGATCGTCGACCTCGACGACGGCGTGCCGTTGCTGTCCCACGTGGTCGGCTGCCCGGTGGACGACGTCGTCATCGGCCTGCGGGTGCGGGTCGACTTCCGGCCACTGACCGCCGAGATCACCTTGCCGTATTTCGTGCCCGCGTAA